The DNA region TTAAACGATCCGAACCTCCCAATTTCTTTCCGGTCCCTCGCGACTTTGCCAACCATAGACCCGAACCGTTAAAGCTATAGACAGGTAATAGGTCTCGCCGCATAGATGCCGGAGAAATAGCTGGTTTTAAATTATCTAACACCGCTGGAATACTGCCTGGTTTTTCAAAGTACGTCAGCACCATATGTGCTTGATCCAACTCAATGGCCTTCACATAGGTGATTCGCATCTTGCTGTCTGGGACACCCAACTCAATAAGCGTAAAATACTTAGCAATTGAGTAATCCTCACAATCCCCCGCCCCTTTAGATAAGGCCTCTAATGGTGTTGCCCAATAATCAACTAATCCCCATAACTCATCATCATCCACAAACTCAAGCTGTTGATTAAAGAAGTCATTAACCCGCTCCAGTTTTTCTTTTTCAGGTAGATTTTTTGCCGACTGAATCAGCCCTTGCCAGGCTAACACCCTGTTTGACGCATGCTT from Cycloclasticus pugetii PS-1 includes:
- a CDS encoding transglutaminase-like cysteine peptidase, with product MNTICQQAFANRGSKRPCSAWLQLIVFLFCLVVVVVSPAALNFSSELIAKVEMKYGKHASNRVLAWQGLIQSAKNLPEKEKLERVNDFFNQQLEFVDDDELWGLVDYWATPLEALSKGAGDCEDYSIAKYFTLIELGVPDSKMRITYVKAIELDQAHMVLTYFEKPGSIPAVLDNLKPAISPASMRRDLLPVYSFNGSGLWLAKSRGTGKKLGGSDRLNKWGGLKSRMRVNKF